Proteins found in one Sorghum bicolor cultivar BTx623 chromosome 1, Sorghum_bicolor_NCBIv3, whole genome shotgun sequence genomic segment:
- the LOC8063347 gene encoding maf-like protein DDB_G0281937 isoform X1, whose protein sequence is MAASISGKSPRFKIILGSSSPARREILADMGYEFTVMSADIDERAIRMEEPEQLVKALAEAKAEAIKQKLQGDSAPDSDQPALMITSDQVMVSKGIIRERPRSAEAAREFIKGYSDDRAFAVNFVLVTNLSTGATKGGWDIPEIKFQHIPDEFIDTVVNQGDMTCVAGGLKLTHPSVQPFIKELVGTVDSVRGLPRELTEKLIGELLQEE, encoded by the exons ATGGCGGCTTCCATCTCCGGCAAGTCCCCGCGTTTCAAG ATCATACTCGGATCGTCGTCGCCGGCGCGCCGCGAGATCTTGGCCGACATGGGATACGAGTTCACCGTCATG AGCGCTGACATAGACGAGAGGGCCATCCGGATGGAGGAACCAGAGCAGCTGGTCAAGGCCTTGGCTGAAGCCAAG GCTGAGGCCATCAAACAGAAGCTTCAGGGCGACTCTGCTCCAGACAGTGACCAGCCTGCCCTTATGATCACCTCAGACCAG GTTATGGTGAGCAAAGGAATTATAAGGGAAAGGCCACGGAGTGCAGAAGCAGCCAGGGAATTTATCAAGG GGTATTCGGATGATCGAGCATTTGCAGTTAACTTTGTTCTTGTGACCAACCTGAGCACCGGGGCTACAAAAGGAGGATGGGACATTCCTGAG ATCAAGTTTCAGCACATACCGGACGAGTTCATCGACACAGTG GTTAATCAGGGCGACATGACCTGCGTCGCCGGCGGGCTTAAGCTGACACATCCGTCAGTACAGCCATTCATCAAAGAACTG GTCGGCACGGTGGATAGCGTTCGAGGTCTTCCACGGGAGCTCACCGAGAAGCTTATTGGAGAATTGCTGCAAGAAGAATGA
- the LOC8060547 gene encoding uncharacterized protein LOC8060547: MAPSASMLFLSYHQLHSHRPTEAGAGASPPRREEAAVGGGFRMSVRSVLSLPLFQRRPEEAAVPAEGKTATLHERDAREEVKSSATAAADADKELERKFEEALRLSCWSS, translated from the coding sequence ATGGCCCCGAGCGCGTCGATGCTGTTCCTGAGCTACCACCAGCTCCACAGCCACAGGCCGACggaggcgggggcgggggcgtcGCCGCCGCGCAGGGAGGAGGCTGCAGTTGGCGGCGGCTTCCGGATGAGCGTGCGCAGCGTGCTCTCACTCCCTTTGTTCCAGCGGCGGCCGGAGGAGGCGGCGGTGCCGGCGGAGGGGAAGACGGCGACACTGCACGAGCGCGACGCCCGCGAGGAGGTCAAGTCGTCGGCGACGGCGGCCGCCGACGCTGATAAGGAGCTGGAACGCAAGTTCGAGGAGGCGCTGCGCCTCAGCTGCTGGTCTTCGTGA
- the LOC8062272 gene encoding FIP1[V]-like protein: MEEDDEFGDLYTDILIPTQTPASTSALSNSVPVETLPRPPPNPNPTPVAAAAVEEDDDWLLGGSDPIPGVDPTGDWADEDDDGGEPAPPAKHEVAAPAKRPAAADDLDPLMGGGAGDSGPAIPGLSSSAAAGAAGSDEWDSDSEDDIQIVLNETDGRRGLGEDEGDDEDGEDLVIVADGPHITGMEEQDWGEDPAAAGAEGERKDGGEPGKTVAAPGGRIGYSGGGPGFHQQHHSMFKYVRPGAPGASVGGVPGGPGQFRPPGPSGPFSGRGRGDWRPAAGRGMNKSFHSGYGITPWGGSGRGFGGLDFALPPHKTIFDIDVETAFEEKPWKFPGADISDFFNFGLDEEKWKDFCKQLDQLRLESTMQSRIRVYESGRSEQDYDPDLPPELAAVTGHPDISADSRNKTDNSHTDFSAQGRGPANVRTPVMTGRPIQVETNYTDRFPSVDSRPHRMRESDSVIEIVCQGRDSMDDETVDQTEKDSQGGNKGVHDVEEGKSYPSDKINNSGYNSNSVIKTEHKRQLPVSSESDMLSTDVNAHSPPSYKTRGSPRGSRSLKGSSLGQNSIRETESSNEVIPRQSSSKRHHDSRKENLVEGSENKGDSEGSLAANDDVADKLSTEDHFDGGGGGGDDDDDDKLALVGSVEVDGDDATSDPNTPSDANEDDSLVHSDKKHKHISVVEQPTGHNSSEADELRASENSKGRSGSSKDQQKRLESGEEVLQDRQSRRVNNVRRHHDAEERNLRRKDEYSRDVKSDLERSHLPSRGREDVHQSYANRDRVDMRGRSYDRVRETEIWPRRDDGVHNRRAKEEDLRLEYNVEGGARHRNKVRPIDRNDRDEDHSRKRLDDGDWRGSRQRERGDVVLNRRESDDSHIKRNKDDENLRRLKPENEDMVVAHGYRARDDNNRRKKERDDGIDQKRRDDSGRLREKADDRYHAKQKDDNWRQREREDRQRPKHENALTLQKEEGRGTGRGSRMMDDKLVSGGRKKDEPRSSVLSKDTQERTRQNEPSRRGQGVEENNVQNKGRSDVHPRDDNSNIERNSRQEKQNNNRLSGSSDARHAGRDRHRDSTRKGRGSELGEHDHRSSKRRREDHESHRSGKVETKEVNEQESSRGHATLSKKSQNPQPDNSLLNQVEEDAISDDENHEDSRRGRSKLERWTSHKEIEYSNIDDDSTQTFPTIKADAEADEVGKSEVSAAVGNSDINSNVDTGQTSDKMTEERDRHLDTVERLKRRSERFKLPMPGEKDAPQSKKVDTEVQPPQNESAAVDMEVKPERPARKRRWTGS, from the exons atGGAGGAAGACGACGAGTTCGGCGACCTCTACACCGACATACTCATCCCCACTCAGACCCCCGCATCCACCTCCGCGTTATCCAACTCTGTTCCAGTCGAAACCCTACCCCGCCCGCCTCCAAACCCTAATCCTACccccgtggcggcggcggcggtggaggaagaCGACGACTGGCTCCTAGGAGGGAGCGACCCCATACCCGGGGTCGACCCGACCGGCGACTGGGCCGACGAGGACGACGATGGAGGCGAGCCCGCGCCGCCAGCGAAGCATGAGGTTGCTGCGCCCGCGAAGCGGCCCGCCGCAGCGGATGATCTCGATCCGCTTATGGGGGGTGGTGCGGGCGATTCCGGGCCGGCCATCCCTGGGCTCTCGTCGTCGGCGGCAGCTGGTGCGGCCGGTAGCGACGAATGGGACAGCGATAGCGAGGACGACATCCAGATCGTGCTCAACGAGACCGATGGCCGCCGTGGGCTCGGGGAGGACGAAGGAGACGACGAAGACGGTGAGGACCTCGTCATCGTCGCCGACGGACCACACATCACCGGGATGGAGGAGCAGGATTGGGGAGAGGACCCAGCAGCGGCAGGGGCAGAAGGAGAGCGAAAGGATGGAGGTGAGCCTGGTAAGACGGTGGCGGCACCGGGCGGAAGGATCGGGTACAGTGGCGGCGGCCCTGGGTTTCATCAGCAGCACCATTCCATGTTCAAG taTGTACGCCCTGGCGCTCCTGGTGCTTCAGTAGGTGGGGTACCTGGTGGTCCTGGTCAGTTCCGCCCTCCTGGGCCTTCAGGCCCTTTCTCTGGTCGTGGTAGAGGCGACTGGCGGCCTGCTGCTGGTCGAGGCATGAATAAAAGTTTTCATTCAGGCTATGGAATTACTCCATGGGGTGGTTCAGGGCGCGGTTTTGGTGGACTAGATTTTGCACTTCCACCTCACAA GACAATATTTGATATTGACGTGGAAACCGCATTTGAGGAGAAGCCATGGAAATTCCCTGGTGCTGATATTTCAGACTTTTTTAACTTTGGCCTTGATGAAGAGAAGTGGAAAGATTTTTGCAAGCAGCTG GACCAACTTCGACTAGAATCCACAATGCAATCTAGAATACGGGTGTACGAAAGTGGCCGTTCCGAACAG GATTATGACCCAGATTTGCCACCGGAGCTAGCGGCTGTGACTGGTCATCCAGACATCTCTGCTGACAGTCGCAATAAAACGGATAACAGCCATACAGATTTTAGTGCCCAAGGAAGAGGTCCGGCAAACGTGCGGACACCAGTG ATGACAGGGAGACCTATACAAGttgaaactaattatacagaccGGTTTCCATCTGTTGATTCACGCCCACATCGAATGCGTGAATCAGATTCTGTTATTGAG ATTGTGTGCCAGGGCCGTGATTCAATGGATGATGAGACAGTGGACCAAACTGAAAAGGATTCTCAAGGAGGTAATAAAGGAGTCCATGATGTTGAGGAGGGAAAGTCGTATCCATCGGATAAGATTAATAATTCTGGCTATAACTCAAATTCGGTGATAAAGACAGAACATAAGAGACAGCTACCAGTTTCATCTGAAAGTGATATGTTATCCACGGATGTCAATGCTCATTCCCCTCCCAGCTACAAAACAAGAGGTTCTCCTCGTGGATCAAG GTCATTGAAAGGAAGCTCACTGGGTCAGAACTCTATTCGAGAAACTGAAAGCTCCAACGAAGTAATACCTCGTCAGTCATCTTCAAAGAGACACCATGATTCCCGGAAAGAGAACCTTGTTGAGGGCTCAGAAAATAAGGGTGACTCAGAAGGGTCACTTGCTGCTAATGATGACGTGGCAGATAAACTGAGTACAGAAGATCATtttgatggtggtggtggtggtggtgatgatgatgatgatgataagctCGCATTGGTTGGTAGTGTTGAAGTGGATGGTGATGATGCTACCTCAGACCCCAACACGCCTAGTGATGCAAATGAGGATGATAGCCTGGTTCACTCTGATAAAAAGCACAAACATATATCTGTGGTTGAACAACCTACTGGACACAATAGCAGTGAAGCTGATGAATTGAGGGCTAGTGAAAATAGTAAAGGGAGGTCTGGTAGCAGCAAAGATCAGCAGAAACGCCTTGAATCTGGTGAAGAAGTTCTTCAAGATAGGCAATCAAGGAGAGTAAATAATGTAAGAAGGCATCATGACGCGGAAGAACGCAACCTCCGCCGAAAAGATGAGTACTCACGTGATGTAAAATCAGATTTGGAAAGATCACATTTACCCTCCAGAGGCAGGGAAGATGTCCACCAATCTTATGCAAACAGAGATCGGGTTGACATGCGGGGTAGGAGTTATGATAGGGTAAGAGAGACAGAAATTTGGCCAAGGAGAGATGATGGTGTTCACAACCGACGTGCAAAAGAGGAAGATTTGAGGCTAGAGTACAATGTTGAAGGTGGTGCAAGGCATAGAAATAAGGTGAGGCCCATTGATAGGAATGATAGAGATGAAGATCATTCACGGAAGCGTTTGGATGATGGCGACTGGAGAGGCTCTCGACAAAGAGAGCGTGGTGATGTGGTTTTGAATCGCCGTGAAAGTGACGATTCtcatataaagagaaataagGATGATGAGAACTTGAGGAGGTTGAAGCCTGAAAATGAAGACATGGTCGTGGCACACGGTTATAGAGCAAGGGATGATAATAACaggagaaaaaaagagagggatGATGGAATTGATCAGAAAAGACGAGATGATAGTGGTAGACTGCGGGAGAAGGCTGATGATCGTTATCACGCCAAACAGAAGGATGACAACTGGAGACAGAGAGAAAGGGAGGATAGACAGAGGCCCAAGCATGAAAATGCATTAACCCTTCAGaaggaagaaggaagaggaaccgGTCGAGGTAGTCggatgatggatgataagttagTCAGTGGTGGTAGGAAGAAGGATGAACCAAGATCTTCAGTATTGAGCAAAGACACTCAAGAGCGTACCAGGCAAAATGAACCTTCGAGGAGAGGTCAGGGTGTGGAAGAAAACAATGTGCAGAATAAAGGGCGTTCTGATGTACATCCACGTGATGACAATTCAAACATTGAGAGGAACTCCAGgcaagaaaaacaaaacaatAATCGTCTATCTGGCAGTTCTGACGCTCGCCATGCTGGTAGAGATAGGCATAGGGATAGCACAAGAAAGGGCAGAGGTTCTGAGCTTGGTGAGCATGATCACAGATCGAGCAAAAGGAGACGTGAAGACCATGAAAGCCATCGCAGTGGGAAG GTTGAAACAAAAGAAGTGAATGAACAAGAGAGTAGTAGAGGTCATGCAACATTATCAAAGAAGAGCCAGAATCCTCAACCAGATAATTCATTACTGAATCAAGTGGAAGAAGACGCCATATCAGATGATGAAAACCATGAGGATTCTAGAAGGGGTCGTTCTAAGTTGGAGCGATGGACAAGCCACAAAGAGATAGAATATAGTAATATCGATGATGATAGCACACAGACATTTCCAACCATCAAAGCTGATGCTGAAGCCGACGAGGTTGGTAAATCTGAAGTTTCTGCTGCAGTTGGCAACTCAGACATCAATAGTAATGTCGATACTGGGCAGACATCTGATAAGATGACTGAAGAACGTGACCGACATCTAGACACAGTCGAGAGGCTCAAGAGACGAAGTGAGCGTTTCAAACTTCCCATGCCTGGCGAGAAGGATGCACCTCAAAGCAAAAAGGTGGATACCGAAGTGCAGCCTCCCCAAAATGAATCTGCTGCTGTTGATATGGAAGTGAAGCCAGAGCGGCCAGCTCGCAAGAGGAGATGGACTGGGAGTTAG
- the LOC8063347 gene encoding maf-like protein DDB_G0281937 isoform X2, with protein sequence MAASISGKSPRFKSADIDERAIRMEEPEQLVKALAEAKAEAIKQKLQGDSAPDSDQPALMITSDQVMVSKGIIRERPRSAEAAREFIKGYSDDRAFAVNFVLVTNLSTGATKGGWDIPEIKFQHIPDEFIDTVVNQGDMTCVAGGLKLTHPSVQPFIKELVGTVDSVRGLPRELTEKLIGELLQEE encoded by the exons ATGGCGGCTTCCATCTCCGGCAAGTCCCCGCGTTTCAAG AGCGCTGACATAGACGAGAGGGCCATCCGGATGGAGGAACCAGAGCAGCTGGTCAAGGCCTTGGCTGAAGCCAAG GCTGAGGCCATCAAACAGAAGCTTCAGGGCGACTCTGCTCCAGACAGTGACCAGCCTGCCCTTATGATCACCTCAGACCAG GTTATGGTGAGCAAAGGAATTATAAGGGAAAGGCCACGGAGTGCAGAAGCAGCCAGGGAATTTATCAAGG GGTATTCGGATGATCGAGCATTTGCAGTTAACTTTGTTCTTGTGACCAACCTGAGCACCGGGGCTACAAAAGGAGGATGGGACATTCCTGAG ATCAAGTTTCAGCACATACCGGACGAGTTCATCGACACAGTG GTTAATCAGGGCGACATGACCTGCGTCGCCGGCGGGCTTAAGCTGACACATCCGTCAGTACAGCCATTCATCAAAGAACTG GTCGGCACGGTGGATAGCGTTCGAGGTCTTCCACGGGAGCTCACCGAGAAGCTTATTGGAGAATTGCTGCAAGAAGAATGA